One window from the genome of Myxococcales bacterium encodes:
- a CDS encoding RDD family protein yields MRPSLATDDRAGEPARARQVITPEGVAVQFVIASRSARVGAFLLDVLMQVLAIAALAFLMSLAGAADDAGGGVLQLAFFLIWNFYFVFFEARWGGRTPGKRWMGIRVMDANGGRLELGAIMVRNLVRALEIWLPVSLYLEASGATPRQGWVMAGFAAWGLGNAALPFFSRNRQRIGDLLAGTWVVEVPKAELLHDLSAAQAHAQAQAQTQTRSAYGVSPARTFHFADAHLAHYGEYELSVLEATLRRDPASPGYDDALVTIANAIRAKIGFRDQVAPREALWFLQQFYAAQRATLEKRLLMGKRRKDKFN; encoded by the coding sequence ATGAGACCTTCTCTAGCGACCGACGACCGCGCCGGCGAACCCGCGCGCGCGCGCCAGGTAATCACGCCCGAAGGCGTCGCGGTACAATTTGTCATTGCCTCGCGCTCGGCACGCGTTGGCGCGTTTTTGCTCGATGTGCTCATGCAGGTGCTCGCCATCGCCGCGCTCGCATTTTTGATGTCGCTGGCCGGCGCGGCAGACGACGCCGGCGGCGGCGTGCTGCAGCTCGCGTTCTTCCTCATCTGGAATTTCTATTTTGTATTTTTCGAGGCGCGCTGGGGTGGGCGCACGCCTGGCAAGCGATGGATGGGCATTCGCGTGATGGATGCCAATGGTGGACGGCTCGAACTTGGCGCCATTATGGTGCGTAACTTGGTGCGGGCGCTCGAAATCTGGCTGCCGGTATCGCTATATCTCGAAGCCTCTGGCGCGACGCCGCGCCAGGGGTGGGTCATGGCAGGCTTTGCGGCATGGGGCCTGGGCAACGCGGCATTGCCCTTTTTCTCGCGCAACCGCCAACGCATTGGCGATCTGCTCGCCGGCACGTGGGTGGTCGAGGTGCCCAAGGCCGAGCTCTTGCACGACCTCAGCGCGGCGCAGGCGCACGCGCAGGCGCAGGCCCAAACGCAGACGCGCAGCGCCTATGGCGTATCGCCGGCGCGCACGTTTCACTTTGCCGATGCGCACCTCGCGCACTACGGCGAGTATGAGCTCAGCGTGCTCGAGGCCACCCTGCGCCGCGATCCGGCGTCGCCCGGCTACGACGACGCACTCGTCACCATCGCCAACGCGATTCGCGCCAAGATTGGGTTTCGCGACCAGGTCGCGCCTCGCGAGGCCTTGTGGTTCCTGCAGCAGTTTTACGCCGCCCAGCGCGCCACGCTTGAAAAGCGCCTGCTGATGGGCAAGCGGCGGAAAGATAAGTTTAATTAA
- a CDS encoding ATP-binding protein, whose protein sequence is MLHRELDLHPLIARKSLFLFGPRATGKSSLIEQTLSDDALVLSLLDTRLALELLAEPYRLESIVLGTGRLNSPIVVIDEIQKVPALLDEVHRLIESRKWRFLLTGSSARKLKRGAANLLAGRALQANLYPLVRHEIPDFDLGRYLLFGGLPAVYLSPEPADDLDAYVNTYLREEIQAEGFVRKLPPFARFLKTLAISHGQVINFAKMASDTGVPASTLREYLSILHDTLVGFNLEAWADSKKRKAITTAKFYFFDTGVRNSLAGTHVLDRTSNTFGNLFETFIGMELRAFLGYRRSREPLMYWRSTSHFEVDFLVGTTVAIEVKATERVNEQDLKGLRALAEEGVFSRYVLVSQDPSPRVVALGGGATASLLHWTDFLDRLWNHEFVART, encoded by the coding sequence ATGCTTCATCGCGAGCTGGATTTGCACCCGCTAATTGCGCGCAAGTCATTGTTTTTGTTCGGACCGCGCGCCACCGGCAAGAGCTCTCTCATCGAGCAAACTCTGAGCGATGACGCGCTGGTGCTGTCTCTTTTGGACACGCGTTTGGCGCTTGAGCTGTTGGCCGAGCCCTATCGCTTGGAATCCATTGTGCTTGGGACAGGACGCTTGAATTCACCAATCGTTGTCATCGACGAGATTCAAAAAGTGCCCGCGCTCCTCGACGAGGTGCACCGACTTATAGAGAGCCGCAAGTGGCGCTTTCTGCTCACCGGGTCGAGTGCCCGCAAGCTCAAGCGCGGTGCGGCGAACTTGCTCGCAGGACGCGCCCTGCAAGCCAACTTATATCCGCTGGTCCGCCACGAGATTCCCGATTTTGATTTAGGCCGGTATCTGCTGTTTGGTGGCTTGCCCGCGGTTTACCTCTCGCCCGAGCCCGCGGATGACCTCGACGCCTATGTCAACACCTACCTCCGCGAGGAGATTCAGGCGGAGGGCTTCGTGCGCAAATTGCCGCCGTTTGCCCGCTTTCTCAAGACCCTCGCGATCTCTCACGGTCAGGTGATCAACTTCGCCAAGATGGCGAGCGATACGGGAGTGCCGGCGTCAACGCTTCGTGAATATTTGTCAATTTTGCACGACACGTTGGTGGGCTTCAATTTGGAGGCGTGGGCCGATTCCAAAAAACGCAAAGCCATCACGACCGCCAAATTTTATTTTTTTGACACCGGCGTGCGCAACAGCCTCGCGGGCACACATGTCTTAGATCGGACCTCAAATACGTTTGGCAATTTGTTTGAAACCTTCATCGGCATGGAGCTCCGCGCCTTTCTCGGCTATCGCCGCTCGCGCGAACCGCTCATGTACTGGCGTTCAACCAGCCATTTTGAAGTCGATTTTTTGGTGGGGACAACCGTGGCGATTGAAGTAAAGGCGACCGAACGCGTCAACGAGCAGGATCTCAAGGGCCTACGCGCCTTGGCCGAGGAAGGCGTATTTTCGCGCTACGTGCTCGTCTCGCAAGACCCCTCGCCGCGCGTCGTCGCGCTTGGTGGCGGGGCGACCGCGAGCCTGCTGCATTGGACTGATTTTCTCGATCGCTTGTGGAACCATGAGTTTGTAGCGCGCACCTAA
- a CDS encoding transposase, whose protein sequence is MCAAKSVRTSKTGAQLQLTVGTPHRKAKDGSRRGGKRPGAGRKPNGEVAMVSHLRRPKHKAAHPLHISLKVLPGVPNLRQPRLVRVITHAMRQVHSVQQGDASRGAFRIVEFSVQDTHVHLLAEAADQRAMSSGMASLAIRIARAVNRALGREGKVWRDRYYARRLTVPKEVRNALVYVLLNSVKHKPDRVAAGRRQTSTRVLVDVRCTSAAWFKGFAPSCEAALRVAGASPHDAPVAPAATWLLTTGWRRHGLIDPRRDGPRG, encoded by the coding sequence ATGTGCGCCGCTAAATCTGTTAGGACCAGCAAAACCGGGGCTCAGCTTCAGCTCACCGTTGGCACGCCGCATCGCAAGGCGAAAGATGGATCGCGACGCGGGGGTAAGCGCCCGGGTGCCGGGCGTAAGCCCAACGGCGAAGTTGCGATGGTGTCGCATCTGCGTCGTCCGAAACATAAGGCGGCGCATCCACTGCATATTTCGTTGAAGGTCTTGCCCGGCGTGCCGAATTTGCGCCAGCCGCGGCTGGTTCGCGTCATCACGCACGCCATGCGGCAGGTTCACAGCGTGCAGCAGGGCGACGCTAGCCGCGGCGCGTTTCGCATCGTCGAATTTTCGGTGCAAGATACGCACGTGCACTTGCTCGCCGAGGCGGCCGATCAGCGCGCCATGTCGAGCGGCATGGCAAGTCTGGCGATTCGCATCGCCCGCGCCGTCAATCGCGCGCTGGGTCGCGAAGGCAAGGTGTGGCGCGACCGTTACTACGCGCGGCGACTCACCGTGCCCAAAGAAGTCCGCAACGCGCTGGTGTACGTGCTGCTCAATAGCGTTAAGCACAAGCCGGATCGCGTCGCGGCTGGGCGTCGGCAAACGAGCACGCGGGTGCTGGTGGATGTGCGCTGCACCTCGGCGGCGTGGTTTAAAGGATTCGCGCCGAGCTGCGAGGCGGCGTTGCGAGTGGCCGGCGCCTCGCCGCACGATGCGCCGGTCGCGCCTGCAGCGACGTGGCTGCTAACCACCGGATGGCGCCGGCACGGCCTTATTGATCCGCGGCGCGATGGGCCGCGCGGGTAG